The Halanaerobium praevalens DSM 2228 genome contains a region encoding:
- a CDS encoding PIN domain-containing protein, producing the protein MNIFIDTTLLYTDPFLKNNYNRNLLQLVDGLNGKIFISKVVLEESKENLKKNLEKAQNNLLKDIREFNKYSNSKIDIKNDLKSIDQHVKDFENYYKNLESRDLVKIVDYKNSYLPEVVKRAIQRKKPFAPGNKQEFRDCLIWLSYSEIAERDNLDNCFFITNNVSDFYDSDNESLHPELRKDSSKFTLYKISKYLIQNEEDLISKMKNKRLKELFNEIIFTDKELAKLLNDQKKSYKSELFDYIIKISSSLFDMSVYKYEDTVITLDNVIIKDINNWEKDLIGNEIIVSCNFITECWISKNMFKERDDGSVANAQTGKIKNIELTVSFSANIKGRYENFETDNISIIS; encoded by the coding sequence ATGAATATTTTTATTGACACTACTTTACTTTATACTGATCCTTTTTTAAAGAATAATTATAATAGAAATCTATTGCAATTAGTTGATGGTTTGAATGGTAAAATATTTATATCAAAAGTAGTATTAGAAGAATCCAAAGAAAACCTTAAAAAAAATTTAGAAAAAGCTCAAAATAATCTCTTGAAAGATATAAGAGAATTTAATAAATATTCTAATTCTAAAATTGATATAAAAAATGATTTAAAAAGTATAGATCAACATGTTAAAGATTTCGAAAATTATTATAAAAATTTAGAAAGTAGAGATTTGGTTAAAATTGTTGATTATAAAAATTCTTATTTACCTGAAGTAGTTAAAAGAGCTATACAAAGAAAAAAACCTTTTGCCCCTGGAAATAAACAAGAATTTAGAGATTGTTTAATTTGGTTATCATATTCTGAAATAGCAGAAAGAGATAATTTAGATAATTGTTTTTTTATAACCAATAATGTTTCTGATTTTTATGATAGTGATAATGAATCATTACATCCAGAATTAAGAAAAGACTCAAGTAAATTTACTTTATATAAAATTTCTAAATACCTTATTCAAAACGAAGAAGATTTGATTTCAAAAATGAAAAATAAAAGATTAAAAGAATTATTTAATGAAATTATATTTACAGATAAAGAATTAGCAAAGCTTTTAAATGATCAAAAGAAATCTTATAAATCAGAACTATTTGATTATATAATAAAAATTAGTTCTTCATTATTTGATATGTCAGTTTATAAATATGAAGATACAGTTATAACATTAGATAATGTAATAATTAAAGATATTAATAATTGGGAAAAAGATTTAATAGGAAACGAAATAATAGTTTCTTGTAATTTTATAACTGAATGTTGGATAAGCAAGAATATGTTTAAAGAACGTGACGATGGATCTGTTGCTAATGCTCAAACAGGAAAAATTAAGAATATAGAATTAACAGTTTCTTTTTCTGCAAACATTAAAGGAAGATATGAAAATTTTGAGACAGATAACATTTCAATAATTTCTTAA
- a CDS encoding abortive infection family protein: MRNHFRYCYYSTTKINVFLGGYGLDFDKKEVTDSKRVYVEEILFNVKEEIIIDIDKELDIKIIEINDVKAEKISELNSNYINDQIKKCKSKLQNEDYDGAITNARSLVESVCYYILDDSNTEFSEDGNLIKLYKRVSEVLKMDPSIYNEDFLKQISSGFFTIINGLASLRNELSDAHGKSERKSYKPDYRHAILAVNSAKTISEFLYSSWESREI, translated from the coding sequence ATTAGAAATCATTTCAGATATTGCTATTACTCTACAACAAAGATAAATGTATTTCTAGGTGGATATGGATTAGATTTTGATAAAAAAGAAGTAACAGATAGTAAAAGAGTTTATGTAGAGGAGATATTATTTAACGTAAAAGAAGAAATTATAATTGATATAGATAAAGAATTAGATATTAAAATAATTGAAATTAATGATGTAAAAGCAGAAAAAATTAGTGAATTAAATTCAAACTATATTAATGATCAAATAAAAAAATGTAAAAGTAAACTTCAAAATGAAGATTATGATGGTGCAATCACAAATGCTAGATCTCTTGTAGAAAGTGTTTGCTATTATATTTTAGATGATAGTAACACTGAATTTTCTGAAGATGGTAATTTAATTAAACTATATAAAAGAGTTAGTGAAGTATTAAAAATGGATCCTAGCATTTATAATGAAGACTTTTTAAAACAAATAAGTTCTGGTTTTTTTACAATAATAAATGGGTTAGCAAGTTTAAGAAATGAATTAAGTGATGCTCATGGTAAATCAGAAAGAAAGAGTTATAAGCCAGACTATAGGCATGCTATTTTGGCTGTGAATAGTGCAAAAACTATTTCAGAATTTCTTTATAGTAGTTGGGAAAGTAGAGAAATATAG
- a CDS encoding DMT family transporter — translation MDDDQKGIIYMIMSSVFFALMAVTVKFLGEFPLAEKIFFRNLVGIFFGLFLVIKNNKSVKTNNLKIVLIRNLAGFIAIATYFYAISQMKMADAVILNKTSPFFVIILASIFLNEKLKKVHLFSLLFAITGALFVIKPSFNSSIIPALIALSAGVLSGISYTLLRHLRKTESSETIVLSFCTFSTLASLPFLLTGNFVIPSLHEIIALFSLGIFAVLGQFFITQAYRFAEAGEVSIYAYTNIVFSAIFGIVLFNEMPDALSFFGGALIISAAFINYFGTKKVKKEEKEKLKRRKAKSA, via the coding sequence GTGGATGATGATCAAAAGGGTATAATTTATATGATTATGTCTTCAGTTTTTTTCGCATTAATGGCAGTGACAGTAAAGTTTTTAGGAGAATTTCCTTTAGCAGAAAAAATATTTTTTAGAAATTTAGTTGGTATATTTTTCGGACTATTTTTGGTAATTAAAAATAATAAGAGTGTTAAAACAAATAATCTAAAAATAGTGCTAATTAGAAATTTAGCGGGGTTTATTGCAATAGCTACTTATTTTTACGCTATTTCTCAAATGAAAATGGCAGATGCAGTTATTTTAAATAAAACATCACCGTTTTTTGTGATTATCTTGGCCTCAATATTTTTAAATGAAAAATTAAAGAAAGTCCATCTATTTTCTTTACTGTTTGCGATTACTGGTGCTCTTTTTGTAATTAAACCGAGTTTTAATTCAAGTATAATTCCTGCTTTGATTGCATTGAGTGCTGGAGTATTATCTGGCATATCTTATACCCTTTTAAGACATTTAAGAAAGACTGAGTCATCAGAGACAATAGTTCTGTCGTTTTGTACTTTTTCTACTTTAGCTTCACTTCCTTTTTTGTTAACAGGTAATTTTGTTATACCAAGTTTACATGAAATCATTGCCTTATTTTCTTTAGGAATTTTTGCAGTTCTTGGCCAATTTTTTATAACTCAGGCCTATCGTTTTGCTGAAGCAGGAGAAGTTTCTATATATGCTTATACTAATATTGTTTTTTCAGCAATATTTGGTATCGTTTTATTTAATGAAATGCCAGATGCTTTAAGCTTTTTTGGTGGAGCTTTAATAATTAGTGCAGCTTTTATTAACTACTTTGGAACCAAAAAAGTTAAAAAAGAAGAAAAAGAAAAACTCAAAAGAAGAAAAGCAAAATCAGCTTAA
- a CDS encoding YhdH/YhfP family quinone oxidoreductase, which yields MENIKFKALEVREVDGEFKREIIKKEINDLPQGELIVEVKYSSLNYKDALSASGNRGVTKKYPHTPGIDAAGVVVEDESGKYQKGDKVIVTGHDFGMNTAGGFEKYIRVPSQWAVRLPANLSLKESMIYGTAGFTAALSIYKLLAKDKSKEDILVTGASGGVGSFACAILAKLGYKVTAVTGKTGARYYFNNLGVKNIISRKKAADNSSKMLLEKKWDGVIDTVGGNILSTAIKSTKYGGIVTCCGNAASANLDLNVYPFILRGVSLIGIDSVKCSQALKQKLWKKIASEWKLEQIDEFSQEIRLEDLNKQIDKMLAGNAKGRFVVKL from the coding sequence ATGGAAAATATTAAATTTAAAGCACTTGAAGTTCGTGAAGTAGATGGTGAATTTAAAAGAGAGATTATAAAAAAAGAAATCAATGATCTACCTCAAGGAGAGTTGATCGTTGAAGTTAAATATTCTTCTTTAAATTATAAAGATGCTCTTTCTGCTTCAGGTAATAGAGGTGTTACTAAAAAATATCCTCATACCCCAGGTATTGATGCAGCTGGAGTAGTTGTAGAAGATGAGAGCGGTAAATATCAAAAAGGTGATAAAGTAATTGTTACAGGGCATGATTTTGGAATGAATACTGCTGGTGGTTTTGAAAAGTATATTAGAGTTCCCAGTCAATGGGCAGTAAGATTACCTGCTAATTTAAGTTTAAAAGAAAGTATGATTTATGGAACTGCTGGTTTTACAGCAGCTCTCTCAATTTATAAACTTTTGGCAAAAGATAAAAGTAAAGAAGATATTTTAGTTACTGGAGCTTCTGGTGGAGTCGGTAGTTTTGCCTGTGCAATTTTGGCTAAATTAGGTTATAAGGTAACTGCAGTTACTGGAAAAACTGGAGCTAGATATTATTTTAATAATTTAGGAGTAAAAAATATTATTTCGAGGAAAAAAGCAGCTGATAATTCTAGTAAAATGTTATTAGAAAAAAAATGGGATGGAGTTATTGATACAGTTGGTGGAAATATTTTATCTACTGCTATTAAATCAACTAAATATGGCGGAATAGTAACTTGTTGTGGAAATGCAGCTTCTGCTAATTTAGATCTGAATGTATATCCTTTTATTCTAAGAGGAGTAAGTTTAATTGGAATTGATTCTGTTAAGTGTTCACAAGCATTAAAGCAAAAATTATGGAAAAAAATTGCTTCTGAATGGAAATTAGAGCAAATTGATGAATTTTCTCAAGAAATAAGATTAGAAGATTTAAATAAACAGATTGATAAAATGTTAGCAGGTAATGCTAAAGGTAGATTTGTTGTTAAATTATAG